A single genomic interval of Lathyrus oleraceus cultivar Zhongwan6 chromosome 7, CAAS_Psat_ZW6_1.0, whole genome shotgun sequence harbors:
- the LOC127101951 gene encoding uncharacterized protein LOC127101951 → MNARENVNASLAACEETIQFLHEQRNEYRNRFASLIDFCNGMAKNVPLMLRCALEDIDNDNIPLSVTKFIYLCEDMMKRREEEARVAAAASNDALVQGVALQSGPSVPIPNLVIYGLPRGFVPPPKRTHVPPHAHTSEVADGVVAQGPPIVNQVVIPRTDEELQDEFEMQNYNGATPMVIPTAAQDSEAILMCHALAEKLRILEGHNSTRLSALEMCLVPDVVIPPKFKALEFEKYKGLTCPNIHLKMYCRKMVAYARDDNLMIHCFQDSLTRASLDWYMQLECSNIHTWDELAEAFAKQY, encoded by the exons ATGAACGCAAGGGAAAATGTGAATGCTAGTTTGGCAGCCTGCGAGGAAACCATCCAGTTTTTACATGAACAAAGAAATGAGTATCGAAATAGGTTTGCCAGTTTGATAGACTTCTGTAATGGCATGGCTAAGAATGTGCCTTTGATGCTAAGATGTGCTCTGGAAGACATAGACAATGACAACATCCCTCTTTCAGTGACCAAATTTATTTATCTTTGTGAAGACATGATGAAAAG AAGGGAAGAAGAGGCTCGTGTTGCCGCTGCTGCATCGAATGATGCTCTAGTTCAAGGGGTTGCTCTTCAGTCAGGACCTTCAGTTCCTATTCCAAATCTCGTTATCTACGGTCTTCCTCGAGGTTTTGTTCCACCTCCTAAAAGAACTCATGTTCCTCCGCATGCGCATACTTCTGAAGTAGCTGATGGAGTCGTTGCGCAAGGACCTCCGATAGTCAATCAAGTGGTCATTCCCCGCACTGATGAGGAGCTCCAGGACGAGTTTGAAATGCAGAATTACAATGGAGCTACTCCAATGGTCATCCCTACTGCTGCCCAAGATTCTGAGGCTATCTTGATGTGTCATGCTCTGGCCGAAAAGCTAAGAATCTTGGAAGGACATAACTCAACCCGATTGAGTGCCTTGGAGATGTGTCTGGTCCCAGACGTGGTGATTCCTCCAAAATTCAAAGCGCTggaatttgaaaaatacaaaggcCTCACATGTCCTAACATACACTTGAAAATGTATTGCAGAAAAATGGTTGCCTATGCCAGAGATGATAACCTGATGATCCATTGCTTTCAGGACAGTCTAACTagggcatctttggattggtacatgcaGTTGGAGTGTAGCAACATCCACACTTGGGATGAGTTGGCTGAAGCATTCGCAAAGCAATACTAA
- the LOC127101952 gene encoding uncharacterized protein LOC127101952: protein MVIVGERVEEGLKSGQIQGGSSSQPILKKPFNGFKRKEGETSAISSQRGRPPYKAPASVPYYQYPYVAAAQYPTMPYRPIALVSIPAPVPHYQVPVPHYQPPQSQFQDPPPQHQQRNQQNNQPRPVQQQRPNQHRPYQQDNNVNTTPIPMTYTQLLPYLIQNGTVVPRALPPMPKPHKPWYDENARCAFHANAEGHTIENCKVFKLRVQELIDQKIWSFVDVPNVGNNHLRKHDSSGVNAIESSTDDGSIKDVFKLKTLLTVVYARLMEAELMNGVHDNCVMCSSNPDQCGELKIYLQHLMDQRVIQFTRAKIDEDVAVIVPVFDQERLPKPFVVPYQRNVDLEPVKKIEPMVIYVPAPFSFDSTKAVPWNYEPIVYVGNKPVILKEPDMTNITGASGVTRSGRVFAPEVIPNKESAPAVEPTKGKEVNPPEAGEGSSK, encoded by the coding sequence ATGGTGATCGTGGGAGAAAGAGTAGAAGAAGGACTGAAAAGTGGTCAAATCCAGGGAGGTTCCAGCAGTCAACCAATcttgaagaagcctttcaacggATTCAAGAGGAAAGAGGGTGAGACTAGTGCCATTTCTTCTCAGAGGGGGAGGCCACCATACAAGGCTCCTGCTTCTGTGCCTTATTATCAGTACCCTTACGTAGCGGCTGCTCAATATCCAACCATGCCTTACCGTCCAATTGCTCTTGTATCTATTCCAGCTCCGGTACCTCACTATCAAGTTCCAGTTCCTCATTATCAACCTCCACAATCTCAGTTCCAGGATCCTCCACCTCAAcatcaacagagaaatcaacagAATAATCAACCACGTCCAGTTCAGCAGCAACGACCAAATCAACACAGGCCATATCAACAGGACAATAATGTGAATACCACTCCTATCCCAATGACTTACACTCAATTGCTACCGTATCTGATTCAGAATGGGACTGTTGTGCCAAGGGCATTACCTCCAATGCCGAAGCCGCATAAGCCTTggtatgatgagaatgctagatGTGCCTTTCATGCTAATGCAGAGGGTCATACAATAGAGAATTGCAAGGTGTTCAAACTCCGGGTTCAAGAGTTGATAGATCAGAAAATATGGTCTTTTGTTGATGTTCCAAATGTGGGGAACAATCATTTGCGTAAACATGATAGTTCAGGTGTCAATGCTATAGAAAGTTCAACTGATGATGGATCGATAAAGGATGTGTTCAAGTTGAAGACTCTTTTAACAGTGGTCTATGCTAGATTGATGGAAGCAGAATTGATGAATGGAGTACATGATAATTGTGTGATGTGTTCGTCCAACCCCGATCAGTGTGGTGAATTGAAAATTTATCTTCAACATTTGATGGATCAGCGGGTTATTCAGTTCACTAGAGCAAAGATTGATGAGGATGTTGCCGTGATTGTGCCTGTGTTTGATCAAGAGAGGCTTCCCAAGCCTTTTGTGGTCCCTTATCAGAGAAATGTTGACCTAGAGCCAGTGAAGAAGATTGAGCCCATGGTTATTTATGTTCCCGCTCCATTCTCATTTGACAGTACCAAAGCAGTGCCTTGGAACTATGAGCCTATAGTTTATGTGGGTAACAAACCAGTAATCTTGAAAGAGCCAGATATGACTAACATCACTGGAGCTAGTGGTGTGACTCGAAGTGGAAGGGTTTTCGCTCCTGAAGTGATCCCAAACAAAGAAAGTGCACCAGCAGTTGAACCAACAAAGGGGAAAGAGGTGAATCCTCCAGAAGCAGGAGAAGGCTCATCTAAGTAA